One stretch of Ananas comosus cultivar F153 linkage group 6, ASM154086v1, whole genome shotgun sequence DNA includes these proteins:
- the LOC109711654 gene encoding pentatricopeptide repeat-containing protein At3g61360, translating to MKLLPKPAPLLLLLLPLAIPAPSVDRLATLHSATHPPALPLRPVLLRVLPASVLSSCPPLLDSLLSRLLASHSPTPLALSLFRYALSLPSSSFCPSPASLSTALLILSRARRFASALSLLRLVARSRPSLLRRSHKPLSLLLSFVAKFRSFDAALRAFALAERAWALAGAPFGPDHFNALLRAFCARGRVAEARALFRRFHPRFPPDSRTLNTLLLGFKESRNLHALDLFYHDMLLRGFRPDSVTYCIRIDAYCKKGRFSDALELFDEMAAKQNCSPTVETITTLIYGAGIVKNPSAARRLFDEMGERGLTPDRGAHNALMGAYARVRDLTSAMAIMGEMEQKGIGVDDVSYNTMFCGFKRVGDLEGLWKLYKRMLEREFVPRTRTVMLLMKVFCENGRPDLGLELWDYLVGKGSCPHRHALDLLVTGLCCRGGVAEAYRCFMQVVERGRAPSERAFGVLEGFLTRAGEMEKVEELGQMMKSLQQPLEPSECEME from the coding sequence ATGAAGCTCCTCCCCAAACctgctcctcttcttctcctcctcctcccacttGCAATTCCGGCTCCGTCCGTCGACCGCCTGGCCACCCTCCACTCAGCCACCCACCCGCCCGCCCTCCCGCTGCGGCCGGTCCTCCTCCGCGTGCTGCCGGCGAGCGTCCTCTCCTCCTGCCCTCCCCTGCTCGACTCCCTCCTGTCCCGCCTGCTGGCCTCGCACTCCCCCACGcccctcgccctctccctcttccgcTACGCGctctccctcccctcctcctccttctgcCCCTCCCCCGCCTCCCTCTCCACCGCCCTCCTCATCCTCTCCCGCGCCCGCCGCTTCGCCTccgccctctccctcctccgcctcgtcgCCCGCTCCCgcccctccctcctccgccgctcccacaagcccctctccctcctcctctccttcgTCGCCAAGTTCCGCTCCTTCGACGCCGCCCTCCGCGCCTTCGCCCTCGCCGAGCGCGCCTGGGCCCTCGCCGGCGCCCCCTTCGGCCCCGACCACTTCAACGCCCTCCTCCGCGCCTTCTGCGCCCGCGGCCGCGTCGCCGAGGCCCGCGCCCTCTTCCGCCGCTTCCACCCCCGCTTCCCCCCCGACTCCCGCACCCTCAACACCCTCCTCCTCGGATTCAAGGAGTCCCGCAACCTCCACGCGCTCGACCTCTTCTACCACGACATGCTGCTCCGAGGCTTCCGCCCCGACTCCGTCACCTACTGCATCCGGATCGACGCCTACTGCAAGAAGGGCCGCTTCTCCGACGCCCTCGAGCTGTTCGACGAAATGGCTGCCAAGCAGAATTGCTCGCCCACCGTCGAAACTATCACCACTTTGATCTACGGGGCGGGGATCGTGAAGAACCCATCCGCGGCCCGCcgcctgttcgacgaaatgggCGAGAGAGGGCTCACTCCGGATAGGGGGGCGCACAATGCGCTGATGGGCGCTTATGCGAGAGTCAGGGATTTGACTTCCGCGATGGCTATTATGGGCGAGATGGAACAGAAGGGGATTGGCGTCGACGATGTGAGCTACAACACTATGTTTTGTGGATTTAAAAGGGTCGGGGACTTGGAGGGATTGTGGAAGCTATACAAAAGAATGCTGGAGAGGGAATTCGTGCCGAGGACGAGGACGGTGATGCTGCTCATGAAGGTGTTCTGTGAGAACGGGCGGCCCGATTTGGGTTTGGAGCTGTGGGATTATTTAGTCGGGAAGGGGAGCTGTCCTCACCGGCACGCGTTGGATTTGTTGGTGACGGGATTGTGCTGCAGAGGAGGTGTGGCGGAGGCGTACCGATGCTTTATGCAGGTGGTGGAAAGGGGTAGGGCCCCTTCAGAGAGGGCCTTTGGGGTCTTGGAAGGGTTTTTGACGCGGGCAGGGGAaatggagaaggtggaggagctTGGCCAAATGATGAAATCACTGCAACAACCTCTTGAGCCTTCAGAGTGTGAGATGGAGTAG